A single Sphingopyxis chilensis DNA region contains:
- a CDS encoding MFS transporter, with protein sequence MDDIGATTVRRITWRLMPLLCLLYLVAYIDRQNVAYAKLQMVGDLGLSEAAYGLGSALFFLGYCIFEIPSNLILERVGPRIWFARIIGAWGLVTLALGFAWTPTSFYILRFLLGVAEAGFFPGVLYLLTLWFPQAERARAIGLFLIASAFANAVGAALGGLLLELDGLAGLRGWQWVFIVTAIPALLLVPVVLARLPRGPAEAGWLTDGQKQWLAATLAAEGGAREHANPLRALGDPRVLLLCVAFLGFPLSAYGLSYWLPTIVRGFGVSDGVNGLLNIIPWLVVAAALWWLPRRAARSTGSRRFMVGPALIGAFSLVMAAALPSPVLQFAALCIAAAAIFAGQPFFWVLPGRFLTGAAAAAGFAAINSVGNLGGFVAQAVVPKIHDATGSDLAPMIFLAAMLAFSAMAIFLIERRIPRSGADRFPVATSGDSL encoded by the coding sequence ATGGACGACATCGGCGCGACGACGGTCCGGCGCATCACATGGCGGCTGATGCCGCTGCTCTGCCTGCTTTACCTCGTCGCCTATATCGACCGGCAGAATGTCGCCTATGCGAAGCTGCAGATGGTCGGCGACCTCGGGCTCAGCGAAGCCGCCTACGGTTTGGGTTCGGCGCTCTTCTTCCTCGGCTATTGCATCTTCGAGATTCCGAGCAATCTGATCCTCGAGCGCGTCGGGCCGCGCATCTGGTTCGCGCGGATCATCGGGGCGTGGGGGCTCGTCACCCTGGCGCTCGGCTTCGCGTGGACGCCGACCAGCTTCTATATCCTGCGGTTCCTGCTGGGCGTCGCCGAGGCGGGCTTCTTTCCCGGCGTCCTCTATCTGCTCACCCTCTGGTTCCCGCAGGCCGAGCGCGCGCGGGCGATCGGGCTGTTCCTGATCGCGAGCGCGTTCGCCAATGCGGTGGGAGCGGCATTGGGCGGTCTGCTGCTCGAACTCGATGGCCTCGCTGGATTGCGCGGATGGCAATGGGTGTTCATCGTTACCGCGATCCCCGCGCTGCTGCTCGTTCCTGTCGTGCTCGCGCGCCTGCCGCGCGGGCCTGCCGAGGCCGGGTGGTTGACGGACGGACAAAAACAATGGCTCGCGGCAACGCTTGCGGCTGAGGGCGGCGCGCGCGAACACGCCAATCCGCTGCGCGCGCTCGGCGACCCGCGCGTGTTGCTGCTTTGCGTCGCTTTTCTTGGCTTTCCGCTCTCGGCCTATGGTCTCAGCTATTGGCTCCCGACGATCGTTCGCGGTTTCGGGGTCAGCGATGGCGTCAATGGCCTGCTCAACATCATCCCCTGGCTGGTCGTCGCTGCGGCGCTTTGGTGGCTTCCGCGACGGGCTGCGCGTAGCACCGGTTCGCGCCGCTTCATGGTGGGACCGGCGCTCATCGGCGCCTTCAGCCTGGTGATGGCAGCCGCGCTGCCGTCGCCGGTGCTTCAGTTTGCGGCGCTGTGCATTGCAGCTGCGGCGATCTTTGCCGGCCAGCCATTTTTCTGGGTTCTGCCGGGGCGCTTCCTGACCGGGGCGGCGGCGGCGGCCGGCTTTGCAGCGATCAATTCGGTGGGCAATCTCGGCGGCTTCGTCGCGCAGGCGGTCGTGCCGAAAATCCATGATGCGACGGGCAGCGACCTCGCGCCGATGATCTTCCTCGCCGCCATGCTCGCTTTTTCGGCGATGGCGATCTTCCTGATAGAGCGCCGCATTCCGCGAAGCGGCGCAGACCGTTTTCCGGTTGCCACGTCCGGCGACTCTTTATAA